Proteins found in one Mangifera indica cultivar Alphonso chromosome 15, CATAS_Mindica_2.1, whole genome shotgun sequence genomic segment:
- the LOC123198221 gene encoding low-temperature-induced 65 kDa protein-like, whose protein sequence is MDFQMAHAHGHGKAHEQEQEPHIVGDHTSGEGEDKHHQETKWVLKKVKAKARKIKDTLTKHGHNHNHDHDHIPDDHDLDEEEMVEDPEVHGAPIYEATAIKTIGVVDSRVNTEKSTVMEVDRRLPSLNPDEGADLENVDSVNDAVGKGNQRVNLGLTTVVGEIPAAPQNTPVSCTDPGIQHTRDDDPIRTFLYPEEELSGQPKVNLQRPKGLVEDPGAPRDTAGAYVPGNYQNKGSYHTGKGGEKAGVTPVIQSFDKMKIYDESKLNSGEKQSLYSGEKQSLPTGTGDFLTSLPTGSHDQFSPELSPPERKSTEDNPQENVLGRPSNQGSYTEKFSSATSAIADKAVSAKNAITSKLGYGEKHHRGNAQERGVEGQDKGISVKDYLAEKLKPGEEDRALSEVISEAFHTKEEEPDETDRPMRKVTGSEDVARRLGTHENDDSSKESNINSSFISNNSSTCGNGVVDKVKGAVGSWFRKGDESKGSQQ, encoded by the exons ATGGACTTCCAAATGGCTCATGCTCATGGCCATGGCAAAGCTCACGAGCAAGAACAAGAACCTCACATTGTTGGGGATCACACCAGTGGCG AAGGGGAAGATAAGCATCACCAGGAGACGAAATGGGTTCTGAAGAAGGTGAAAGCAAAGGCAAGGAAGATAAAAGACACGCTCACAAAACATGGTCATAATCACAATCATGACCACGATCATATCCCTGATGATCATGATCTTGATGAGGAAGAAATGGTCGAAGACCCTGAAGTTCATGGTGCACCAA TATACGAGGCCACAGCCATTAAGACCATTGGGGTCGTGGACTCTCGAGTCAATACTGAAAAGTCAACAGTCATGGAGGTTGATCGTCGGCTGCCGAGCCTGAATCCTGATGAAGGGGCTGATCTTGAAAACGTTGATAGTGTAAACGACGCCGTAGGTAAAGGAAATCAAAGGGTCAATTTAGGTTTGACGACGGTCGTGGGTGAAATTCCTGCAGCACCACAAAATACACCTGTATCTTGCACTGATCCTGGAATTCAACACACCAGAGACGATGACCCAATCAGAACTTTTCTGTATCCTGAAGAGGAACTTTCAGGGCAACCGAAAGTGAACTTGCAAAGACCGAAAGGCTTGGTAGAGGATCCTGGAGCTCCAAGGGACACTGCTGGTGCTTATGTTCCTGGGAATTATCAAAACAAAGGCAGTTACCATACTGGCAAAG GTGGTGAAAAAGCAGGAGTTACCCCAGTTATTCAATCTTTTGACAAAATGAAAATCTATGACGAATCAAAACTAAATTCAGGAGAGAAACAGAGCTTATATTCAGGAGAAAAACAGAGCTTACCTACTGGAACCGGAGATTTTCTTACTAGTTTGCCAACTGGAAGCCATGACCAGTTCTCGCCAGAATTATCTCCCCCAGAACGTAAGAGCACAGAAGACAATCCACAAGAGAACGTACTTGGCAGGCCCTCGAACCAGGGTAGCTATACTGAGAAATTTTCATCTGCCACTTCTGCAATTGCCGATAAAGCAGTCTCTGCTAAGAATGCCATAACTTCCAAGCTTGGATATGGCGAGAAACACCACAGAGGAAATGCCCAGGAACGCGGGGTTGAAGGGCAAGACAAAGGAATATCAGTGAAGGACTATCTTGCAGAGAAATTGAAGCCCGGAGAAGAAGATAGGGCTTTATCAGAGGTGATATCTGAGGCTTTTCATACAAAGGAA GAAGAACCTGATGAAACAGATAGGCCTATGAGGAAAGTGACCGGGTCCGAGGACGTGGCCAGGAGATTGGGAACCCATGAAAATGATGACTCTTCCAAGGAGAGTAACATAAATTCCAGTTTTATTAGTAATAACAGCAGTACTTGTGGTAATGGTGTGGTTGATAAGGTCAAAGGAGCAGTTGGTTCTTGGTTCAGAAAAGGGGATGAATCCAAGGGATCTCAGCAGTAA
- the LOC123198220 gene encoding heavy metal-associated isoprenylated plant protein 39 isoform X2 — protein MAQKVVLKVLTMTDDKTKQKAIEGAADIYGVDSIAADLKDQKLTVIGQMDPVAVVKKLKKVGKVDIISVGPAKEEKKEEKKEEKKEEKKEEKKEEKKEEKKEEKK, from the exons ATGGCTCAG AAGGTGGTGTTGAAGGTTTTGACCATGACTGACGACAAGACCAAGCAGAAAGCCATTGAAGGTGCTGCTGATATCTATG GGGTTGATTCGATTGCGGCTGATTTAAAGGACCAGAAGCTAACAGTGATAGGGCAGATGGATCCAGTGGCAGTGGTGAAGAAGTTGAAGAAAGTAGGGAAAGTGGACATCATCTCAGTTGGGCCAgccaaagaagagaagaaagaagagaagaaagaagaaaagaaagaagagaagaaagaggagaagaaagaggagaagaaggaagagaagaaagaggagaaaaaatga
- the LOC123198220 gene encoding heavy metal-associated isoprenylated plant protein 39 isoform X1 — translation MAQKKVVLKVLTMTDDKTKQKAIEGAADIYGVDSIAADLKDQKLTVIGQMDPVAVVKKLKKVGKVDIISVGPAKEEKKEEKKEEKKEEKKEEKKEEKKEEKKEEKK, via the exons ATGGCTCAG AAGAAGGTGGTGTTGAAGGTTTTGACCATGACTGACGACAAGACCAAGCAGAAAGCCATTGAAGGTGCTGCTGATATCTATG GGGTTGATTCGATTGCGGCTGATTTAAAGGACCAGAAGCTAACAGTGATAGGGCAGATGGATCCAGTGGCAGTGGTGAAGAAGTTGAAGAAAGTAGGGAAAGTGGACATCATCTCAGTTGGGCCAgccaaagaagagaagaaagaagagaagaaagaagaaaagaaagaagagaagaaagaggagaagaaagaggagaagaaggaagagaagaaagaggagaaaaaatga
- the LOC123197291 gene encoding O-glucosyltransferase rumi homolog → MRENNINIQHASGSRPLDYSTDFICRPFSKTAAKSYGLFTFIFVLIVGALVSTRLLDTTTIGASSFAKRITGSETYVYPQDQEQKRKIEFPLNCTILRGTKTCPKNYYRATFNTSEDPDPSSSPTCPEYFRWIHEDLRPWAYSGITLDMVERARPTANFRLIILKGRAYVVTYDKSFQTRDIFTLWGIVQLLRRYPGKVPDLDMMFDCVDWPVIKAKDFTGPEAPTPPPLFRYCSDNQSLDIVFPDWSFWGWPEINMRPWEPVLADLLEGNKRMEWENREPFAYWKGNPEVADTRKDLLKCNVSEEQDWNARLYAQNWTEATKEGFKTSDLKGQCVNRYKIYIEGSAWSVSEKYILTCDSVTLLVKPHYYDFFTRGLVPMRHYWPIREDDKCRSIKFAVDWGNSHKLKAQDMGKTASRFIEEQLQMKYVYDYMYHLLSQYSKLLRYTPTIPENAVELCSENMACPSEGLPLQKFMIESMVTSPSETTPCRLPPPYDPSSLSSILMRDEKTLSRVESLEKKYWESANQTGQS, encoded by the exons ATGAGAGAGAATAACATCAATATCCAGCACGCATCAGGATCCAGGCCTCTTGATTATTCCACAGACTTTATCTGCCGCCCATTTTCGAAGACAGCGGCAAAATCTTACGGTCTCTTCACCTTCATCTTCGTTCTCATCGTCGGCGCGTTGGTTTCCACGCGCTTGCTCGACACCACT ACAATTGGAGCTAGCAGCTTTGCTAAGAGGATAACTGGCTCCGAAACTTATGTGTATCCCCAAGACCAAGAGCAAAAGAGGAAAATAGAATTCCCACTCAACTGCACAATTCTACGCGGCACAAAAACCTGTCCCAAAAATTACTACCGCGCAACCTTTAATACTTCTGAAGATCCTGACCCTTCATCCTCTCCCACGTGTCCTGAATATTTCCGTTGGATCCATGAAGATCTTCGGCCCTGGGCCTACTCTGGGATCACCCTAGACATGGTTGAAAGGGCTCGACCAACCGCAAATTTCCGACTGATTATCCTCAAAGGCAGGGCTTACGTGGTGACATACGATAAGTCGTTTCAGACAAGAGATATTTTTACCTTGTGGGGAATCGTACAGTTGTTACGACGGTACCCTGGTAAAGTCCCTGATCTGGACATGATGTTTGACTGTGTTGACTGGCCTGTCATCAAGGCTAAAGATTTTACTGGCCCTGAAGCTCCGACGCCACCGCCTTTGTTTAGATACTGCAGCGACAATCAATCTCTGGATATCGTTTTCCCTGATTGGTCTTTCTGGGGATG GCCTGAGATCAATATGAGACCATGGGAACCAGTATTGGCGGATCTACTGGAAGGAAACAAAAGAATGGAATGGGAAAATAGGGAACCTTTTGCCTACTGGAAAGGTAACCCAGAAGTTGCTGATACCAGGAAGGACCTTCTTAAATGTAATGTCTCAGAGGAACAAGACTGGAATGCTCGGTTGTATGCCCAG AATTGGACTGAAGCAACAAAGGAAGGGTTCAAGACATCAGATTTAAAAGGCCAATGTGTTAACAG GTATAAGATCTATATTGAAGGTTCTGCCTGGTCTGTCAGTGAGAAATACATTCTTACCTGTGATTCTGTCACCTTACTAGTAAAACCCCATTATTATGATTTCTTCACAAGAGGTTTAGTACCAATGCGCCATTACTGGCCCATAAGGGAAGATGACAAATGCCGGTCTATTAAGTTCGCAGTCGATTGGGGCAATAGCCACAAGCTTAAg GCACAGGACATGGGAAAGACAGCGAGCAGATTCATCGAAGAGCAGTTGCAGATGAAATATGTGTACGACTACATGTATCATCTGTTAAGTCAGTACTCGAAGCTTTTGAGATACACACCCACAATACCAGAAAATGCTGTTGAGTTATGTTCGGAAAATATGGCTTGCCCATCGGAAGGATTACCACTGCAGAAGTTTATGATAGAATCCATGGTGACAAGTCCCTCAGAAACAACCCCGTGCAGGCTGCCTCCCCCTTATGATCCTTCATCTCTTAGTAGCATTCTTATGAGAGACGAAAAAACATTAAGTCGAGTCGAGTCATTGGAGAAGAAATACTGGGAGTCAGCCAATCAAACTGGGCAGTCATAG